Below is a window of Pseudomonadota bacterium DNA.
TCCATTCAATACATCCTGGAGCTTGTAAAGCGTAAGGCCGATCCTGTGGTCTGTAACCCTGCCCTGGGGAAAGTTGTAAGTCCTGATGCGTTCGCTGCGGTCACCTGTTCCTACCTGTTTTCTCCTTTCCTCGGAAATTTCCTGTTCTTTTTCGTCCTCCATCTTTTCTTTGAGGCGGGCGCGCAACACCCTTATGGCCTTTGCCTTGTTTTTGTGCTGTGACTTTTCGTCCTGGCAGGTAACAACTATGCCTGTCGGTATGTGTATAACCCGCACAGCAGAGTCTGTAGTGTTTACATGCTGCCCACCTGGACCGCTCGACCGGAATACATCTATTCTCAGCTCATCCTGGTTTATATTAAATTCCGTCTCTTCGGGTTCGGGCAAGACTGCAACGGTTACTGCCGACGTGTGTATCCTCCCCTGTGCCTCTGTAACGGGAACCCTTTGTACCCTGTGAACGCCGCTCTCATACCTTAAAAGGCCATAGGCGTCTTTGGCCTCTATAACCATTATAGCTTCTTTCAGGCCCCCGAGGTCCGACATGCTCGCCTCTATCAGCTCTGTTTTCCATTTCATTTTCTCAGCATATTTCATGTATATGGCAAAAAGATCCCTTGCAAAAAGAGCTGCCTCCTCGCCTCCTGTTGCTGCCCTTATCTCAAGGAACATACTCTGAACCGGCTTTTCGTGACCCTTTAAGAGTTTGTCACGCAAAAGTGATTCGAGCTTAACCCTTTCCCTCTCAAGGCTTCCGGCTTCTTCTCTTATTAATGCTTTCATTTCTTCGTTTGTTTCGGCCTTCAGCATCTCTGAGGTTTTTCCTTCTTCCGCAACTTTGCCTTTCCAATTCCTGTGAAGATCTACGAGCTCTTTCAGTTCGGTATATTCCTTGGCAAGCTTCCTGTATGTCTCCAGATTAGCCGTTGCATCGGGCCTTGCCATATCTTCTTCGATCTGGCAGTATCTTTTTTCTATTTCCTCCAGTCTTCCAAACATTGCAATTATGCGCTCTTTTTGCCGTATCTCCTTTCAAATTTCTCTACCTGACCGGCTGAGTCCAACCGTTTTTCCTTTCCGGTAAAGATGGGGTGACACTTTGCACATATTTCTACAGTTATTTTGTCTCTCACGGACAGCGTCTCAAAGGTATGTCCGCATGCGCATCTTACAGAAGCATTTATCAGATTCGGGTGTATTCCTTTTTTCATTTCAAACTCCTTTGCTCATATTATTTAAAAAGTCTTTATTTGAATCGGTGTCCAATAGTTTTTCAACAAGAAACTCCATGGCGTCAACGGGGTTCATGGGCTGAAGCACTTTTCTTAAAAGCCATACCCTCGACAGGTCGCCGTTATTCATTAGCAGCTCTTCTTTTCTTGTCCCTGATTTATTTATATCAATGGCAGGGAATACCCTCTTTTCTGCGAGCTTCCTGTCAAGGTATATCTCCATATTGCCTGTGCCCTTAAATTCTTCAAAGATTACCTCGTCCATCCTGCTCCCGGTATCTATAAGGGCTGTGGCAACTATCGTCAGACTGCCGCCTTCTTCTATATTCTTGGCAGCGCCGAAAAACCTCCTTGGTTTCTGCATAGCCGATGCATCTATACCACCGGAGAGTATTTTTCCGCTCGACGGAACAACCGTGTTGTAAGCCCTCGCAAGCCTTGTTATGCTATCGAGTAAAATAACAACATCCCTTTTATGTTCTACAAGCCTTTTGGCCTTCTCTATAACTATTTCTGCTACCTGAACATGTCTTGTTGCCGGTTCATCAAAGGTAGAACTTATAACTTCACCCTTAACCGATCTTACCATATCCGTCACTTCTTCCGGTCTTTCATCGATCAGGAGAACGATGAGGCTGATCTCTTTGTGGTTTTCGGTAATGCTGTTTGCTATGTGTTGCAGGAGCATGGTTTTTCCGGTTCTGGGCGGGGCAACTATCAACCCTCTTTGTCCTTTTCCTACAGGTGTAAAGAGGTCCATAACCCTTGTCGACATATTCTCCGTGATAGTTTCGAGGTTTATTCTCTCGTTAGGATATATGGGCGTAAGGTTGTCAAATATGATCTTGTCTTTCGCCACACTCGGGTCATCAAAGTTTATCGTCTCCACCTTCAGCAGGGCAAAGTATTTCTCGTTGTCCTTTGGCGGTCTTATCTGTCCCGACACGGTGTCGCCGGTTCTTAATCCGAACCTTTTTATCTGTGATGGGGATATATATATATCGTCGGGACCCGGCAGGTAGTTAGAGTCGGTTGACCGTAAAAATCCGAAACCCTCCGGGAGTATCTCAAGCACCCCTTCGCCGTTCACAGATTCATTTTTATCTACAAATGCCTGGAGAATAGAAAAAATAATCTCCTGTTTTCTCATACCGGAAGGGTTTTCTACACCCTGTTCTTTTGCTATGGCTGTAAGCTCCCCAATCCTTTTCCTTTTTAGATCATTAAGATGCATATAATTCTTCCTCCCATACCTTAATACTGCTTAAAAGGCCTTCCACCTCTTCTTTGAGTTCTTCTATTGTACCGTTGTTATGAATAACGTGGTCTGCCATCGCTTCTTTTTCCTTGAGCGGCATCTGAATCGCCGTCCTTTGATCTATATCGTCTTCATCCATGCCCCTTCTTTTTAGTCTTTTCTTTGTCTTTGCTGCATTTGTGGAAACAACTATAACCCTATTAAGTTCTCTGTGAAGGCCTTTTTCATATAATAAGGGGGCGTCTATTACTACAGTTTTTATACCCTTTTCCTCCAGATTTTTTATCCTGTCATGCATTTGTTCTCCGACTTTCGGGTGAATTATGTCCTCGAGCTTCTTTAATTTCTCTTTGTCCTTGAAAACCAGTTCCCTTATCCTCTGAACGGCAACGCTGTCTTCTGTTATGTAGTAACCGCCGAAGGCTCTTTCAATGTCGTTTTTTACATCTTCCCGCTCTGCGACATCTTTTGCTACTTTATCAAGGTCTATAACCTCTATGCCCTTTTTTCTAAGCATGTCTGATACGGTTGTTTTACCGCTTCCGACAATTCCCGTTATGCCGATGAGGATCATATATCGAGGTTTCTGACATTCATAGCGTTTTGTTCAATAAAGGCCCTTCTTGTTTCAATATTGTTGCCCATAAGTACGGTAAACATCTGATCTGCCTCAATAGCATCTTCTATTGCAACCCGCAACAGGCTTCTCCTCTCAGGATCCATTGTGGTTTCCCAGAGCTGTTCGGGATTCATTTCGCCCAGACCTTTATATCTCTGTATGCTTATACCTTCTTTCCCTTTTTCATTGATGAACCTTAAAAACTCTTCTGCACTAGCGATTGTTTCCTCTTTTCCACCACTTATCACCTTAACCTTCTTTTCATAAAAGTCGTGCGCTTTTGCATATTTTTCGAGGGTCTCAATATAATCAGCCTGGTTGCATATTTCATAATCTATTGTGCTGCCTTCCCCTTTTTGGTCGGTTCGTTCTACACGTATGGTAAACAGGTTGTGCTCTCTGTCTCTCACCACTTCGGTGCCGTATCCGTAGCCATCCAGGTATTCCTTGAATTTATACAGCTTTTCTCCTCCTTCAAAATCCTCTCTATTCCGGATCAATGCCCTGAAAAGGCTTATGATAACCTTTTTACTATTGCCAAGCCTTTTCATATCCTTCAGATAATATTCTACACTTCTTACGTTTTCAACGCTCTGCGTAAATTCATGTTTATCAATCTCTACATTGTCGATATAACAAACTGTTTTTTCTATTCCCCTTTGTGTTACAAACCTTTCAAACTCATCTTCATCTTTTATATACAGTTCTTTTCCGCCGTGTTTTACCTTGTAAAGAGGCGGTTGCGCAATATACATATACCCGTTTGCTATCAGATCCGGCATTTTTCTGTAAAAAAGCGTAAGAAGCAACGTCCTTATGTGTGAACCATCAACGTCCGCATCTGTCATGATTATAATCTTTTTATACCTTAATCTGTCGATACCGTTCAGATTGGTACCCAGGGCAAGGTAAACATTCCTTACCTCCTGATTTGACAGTACCTTTTCGGGCCTTGATTTTTCAACATTCAATATTTTTCCTTTTAGAGGGAGTATCGCCTGCGTTCTTCTGTCTCTTCCCTGTTTTGCAGAGCCTCCTGCAGAATCACCCTCAACAATAAAAATTTCACAAAGATCGGGGTTGGTTTCCTGACAATCGGCAAGCTTTCCCGGTAAAATACCGCTTTCTATCAAACTCTTACTTTTTATAAGATCTTTAGCCTTTCTTGCAGCTTCCCGCGCCCTCTTTGTTTCTATTACTTTATTTACAACAATTTTTGCAATATTTTGATTTAATTCAAAATACTCGGCAAGTTTTTCATTTAAAACAGATTCTACCAAGCCCTTTATTTCGCTATTTCCGAGTTTTGCCTTTGTTTGTCCTTCAAATTGAGGGTTTTGAATTTTTGTATTAATAACCGCAACAAGCCCCTCTTTTACATCGTCTCCTGATATCGGTTCTTTTGTCTTTTGTGAGCTATTCGTTTGAATGAAATTATTGATACACCTTGTCAGGGCACTCCTGAAGCCTGCTACGTGCGTACCGCCCTCCTGGGTGTTTACGTTATTCACAAAACTATATACATTCTCATTATATCCTTCATTATACTGAATGCCAACTTCTAATGAATCAAGCAGATTTTTCGAGCTTGCTATAAAAATTGGTTCGTCGAACAGAACATTTTTGTTGCTGCTTAAAAATTTTACGAATGCTTTTATGCCGCCTTCGTGTTTAAACTCCTGTCGTTTCCCTTTTCTTTCATCAATAAGAATTATGTATATACCGTTGTTCAGGAATGATATTTCCCTCATCCTGTGCGCCAGTGTTTCATTGCTGAATTCTATGGATTCGAATATTTCTTTATCCGGTTTAAACCATATCTTCGTCCCTGTTTTTTCCGTATCACCTATTATTTTCAACTCTGTTTTTTTATTTCCGCCTTCATACCTCTGTGAAAACACGCTGCCGCCTCTCCTTACTTCTACCTCAAGATATTCCGAAAGAGCATTTACAACAGACAGACCTACGCCGTGCAACCCGGCAGAATATTTGTATGAATTTTTATCGAACTTTCCGCCTGCATGTAGCTTTGTAAGCACAACCTCCAGCGCGGGCATATTTTCTTCTATGTGCATCTCTGTGGGTATTCCTCTTCCATTGTCCTCACATGTAACACTGTTATCCCTGTGTATTGTAATGGTTATTCTATTACAGAATCCCTCCAGAGCCTCATCAATACTATTATCAACAATTTCATATACAAGATGGTGGAGTCCTTCGAAACCGGTATTTCCTATATACATAGACGGCACTTTTCTAACAGCATCAAGCCCGCCCAATATTTTTATACTTCCTGCTCCGTATTCGCTTATTCCATTTTCAGTCATTCCATTATATCCTTATCGGCATTATAATATTTCTATGGTCTTTTCCTTCTTCTCCTTCAAAAAGCACTGCGCCATAAGCCTCCGGCGTCTTTATAATAATTTTATCGCCCTGAATGTGTGATACCACATCCATAATAAACCTTACATTAAAGTTCATATTTATTTCTTCACCTTCATAATTTATATCAATAATCTCCTTTGCACTTCCAACATCAGCCTCTGCCTCAATTTCCATTTTATTTTTTAGAAAACTTATTCTGATTGGTTCCGATCTTCCAATTATTGCTGAAACCTTTTTTATACCCTTATAAAAAGTCTCTTTATCAATAGATATAACATTTATATTATTCTCCGGTATAACATTATCATAGTCAGGAAAATTTCCTTCTATGGTCCTGGAAATAAGTGTAATCATATTCGTGCTGACCTGCACATGTTTATCATCTATTATAATTTTTACCTCATCTTTCTCCTCTATAATTCTTTCTATTTCTGCTATAGACCTTTTCGGTATTATAATACCCTTGAAAGCCTTTAATCCTTCAATCTCTTTCTGGCACAAAGACATCCTGTAGCCATCGGTTCCTACAACTACCATTTTCCCTTCCATGCCTTTCATATACATGCCTGTCAGCACATATCTGGTCTCATCAACAGACACGGCAAAACCCACTTTATTTATCATTTCAAGCAACATATTACCTTTTAAAATAAATTCTTCGTGTCCTTTTATCTCCTTAACTTCTGGAAACTCTTCAGGATCTTGCAGACCTAAAACAAACTCCGATTTTTTTTGTTTTATTATCAACATATTTTCTCTAATCTCCAGATCAATGTCTCCATTATCCATCTCCCTGAGTATTTCCAGTAATTTTCTCCCGTGCAATATTATTTTCCTTTCTGTTTCTACTTTATAATCCAGGTAGCCTATGGCACTTATCTCAAGATCTGTAGAATAAACTTTTGTTTTTTCAGTTCCAAATTCTATAAGAAGATTTGAAAGGATAGGCATAAGAGATTTTTTTTCGGTTATACTTGCAAGTTTTGCAATTGGGGCAAGAAAAATGTTTTTGTCTAATATTATATTCATATATTCTCCTTTTATAATAATAGTAATATATGATGTTGAATTGTGGAAAACTTAAAAGTCCAAATTAAATTAGATACATTAGACACAATAAAAAAAAACGGAATGTTTAAGTTTTGTGTGATCATGTAGACTTAACCTTTGCTTCCAACTTTTCAACAGTGTTTTTGAACTCTTTTTTAACTTTAATTTCTTCTTCAATTTTTTTAATAGAATGGATAATAGTAGCATGATCCTTTCCACCAAACTTTTCACCAATACTCACCAGAGAATGATCCGTCAGTTTTCTTGAAAGATATATAGCAACCTGACGAGGTATCATGATAGACCTCATTCTTTTTTCTGATTTTATATCTGAAATTTTAATAGAGTAATAATTAGAAACTTCCTTTATTATCATATCTATTGTAATTTCCCTCTTTTTTTCTTTAATAATATTACCCATAACTTCTTTTGCAAGATCGAGTGTTATAACAGTGTTACTTAAAGATGCAAAAGCACCGATGCGTATTAAGGAACCTTCAAGAGACCTTACACTGTCTTCGGCGTTGGATGCGATGAAAAAAGCAACATCATTCGGAAGGTCGATATTTTCAAGCTCTGCCTTTTTATTTAAAATAGCAACCTTTGTTTCAATATCCGGTGACTGAATATCAGCAATAAGACCCCACTCAAAACGTGACTTTAATCTCTCTTCAAAATTTTCAATGTCACGGGGGAATTTGTCGCTTGTAACCACAATCTGCTTCATGTTGTCATAAAGTGCGTTAAAAGTATGGAAAAATTCAGCCTGTGTTCTTTCTTTACCGGCAATAAATTGTATATCATCTATCAGTAAAACATCCATCTTTCTGAATTTATTTCTAAAATCATCCATCTTATCAAATCTTATTGAGTTTATGAGTTCATTCATAAATATTTCCGCCGTAATATAACAAATATGATCGGCATTCTTGTTTCCATGTTTTGTTAGAAAATTGCCTATAGCATTCAAAAGATGCGTTTTTCCGAGACCAACGCCGCCATATATAAAAAGTGGATTATATGTCTTTCCGGGATTTGTTGAAACAGCAAGACATGCAGCGTTTGCGAACTGGTTGCTTCCTCCTACAACAAAATTTTCAAACGTATACTTTGGATTAAACGTATACTTTGGATTAAACGTATACTTTGGATTAAACGTATTATACTGCTCGCTCCTTTTTACTGCAACAACCTTTTTATCTCCACCCTCTTCCTTTTTTAATATGTATTCTATTTTAGAATTCTCCTTTGTAATTTCTTTTATAAGGGCAAGGAGTATAGGCTCAAAATTCTCAACAACCCAGTCTCTGAAAAAGGCATTCGGTACAGAAACGGTGCATTTACAGTCTTTATAATCTATATATTTTATCGGCTCGATCCAGGTTTTATAACTATCCTCGCTTATTACACCTGCAATCTTTGTTTTAATTAGAGATAATATATCAGACATAGTGCTAAATTATTTTTTCAACATTTTTTCAACATATGTGGAAAACCTAAGCGCTGTGGAAAGACTTAAAGAATTATAGTAATACAATATTAAAAATAATTCAACTGTTTTTGTTAAACAATATTTAAGACCTTTGCAAAACTCAAAAAATGCCGTCATTAAGCCTGCCCCGGAGTGCGGGTATCCGCTTGCGGGTGATTCGGGGGCGAAACCGGTATGACAGAAAATAGCAAAAAGCGCTTTTGCAAAGGTCTCTATTTGTAATATTAAATCAAGCAGTGTTTTTCCCTTGGCGTCTGCAAAACAAATTCCCCCGGCAACTGAAGACCAACAGGGGGCACCCGTTGTATGCCCATAAAAACCGCACCCTTATAGTTTGGTGTTGATCGGTTCCATACGTTCTGTTAATATGTCAGACATACCGTGATACGAAAACTATTAATAATAATTTTTATCCTTCTCCTCACAACCGTACCCGTTGTTGCAGACGAATACAGCGATGCAATGAAAAGAGCGAAAACCGAAGATAAGCCCGTGGTTATCTATTTCTATAGTAAATACTGCCGTTTTTGTGACGCAATGGACAGAGACGTGCTGTTCGATAAGGAAATAAAAAAAACATTAAGCGAGGGAATTGTCTACCTGAGGGTTGATGCTGATATAACAAAACAAACAGCAAGGCTTTATAATGTAAGGGGTTACCCTACCACATGCCTCCTTGATCCGACAGGAAAGCGTATTATATCTATACCCGGTTATATACCAAAGGACGACCTCAAGAAGGTTCTGGAATTTTTAAAAGGTAAACATTACCAAAGGACGACCTTATTGGAATTTCTGGAAAAATGAGGTACTACAAAACGCTTCGGAAGCAAAAAAAGCTTTTCTGCCAATATTTCGATTCTATACTGTCTACAGTTACACCCCTTGAATTTGAGGAGTGAACAAAATCCGTCTTGTTTATCATTATGCCCGAGTGAAGATTTTTCTTTATCTTGAAAAATACGAGATCCCCTGGTAACACACTGTCTCTCGCCACGTCATAGCCGGCTTTTATCAGACCCTCTGTCATAACCGGAAGGACTATATTAACCTTTTTATACACATAGTAGACAAGCCCGCTACAATCAAATGCATCCGGACCTTTTGCGGCATTTTTATACGGCTTGCCGAGAAGCGCAACAGTATGTTGAACAATATCGTTTCTTACACCCGCTACAGGCTGGTAAACCTTAACCTGTTGCGGGGCACAGCCAAAGATAACCGCAAGGAGCAGCGCGATCAGCAGCAATTGTGCATACCGGTGCTTAATGGTGGGTATAAGCCCTTCCGCAGTCATCTCCTAAGCATAATCCTTTATAATATCAACCATACCGGCAAGGGAACTGTTTTGAATAGAGTGTGTGAGAAAAGGCTTCATGTTAGAACAAGGGTGAAACCCTATGGACAGAGAAACGGCTTCGAACATCCCCTTATCGCCTTCTCCGTCGCCAATTGCGCAAGCCGCCGAACTATCTATGCCCATGTCCTTCAAGATTTTTTCAACCCAGCAACCCTTCCCGTCATATTCCACATTAATCATGGTTTCCCCGGTAAGGATGCCGCTTTCTGTAAGCAATTCATTTGACAGGGACATGTGTATTCCAAGTTCACTCCTTACCTTGTCAATGACGAAAGACAGTCCCGTGGAGATTATTACTGTAAATATCCCCATTTCTTTTAGTGCCGCAACAGCTTCTTTTGCGCCTTCCTGATAGGGTATCTGTCCCGCTATCCCCAAGACCTCGCGCAATGTAAGCCCTTTCCACAGAAGAGCATCTCTTCTGCAAAACTCGCCATAGTTTATAACACCTTCTTTGAACAGTTTTTGATACTCATCGGCATTACTTTCCCAAATATTCAGCTTCCTGTGTATATATTCCCAACTGCTTTTCACCTTTGTCAGCGTGCCATCACAGTCAAAAAACACGATTTTTATTGGCATTAGCTTTTATATCACCAAAAAATAAAAAAATCTATAAGACAAATCCGTATCTTTAAGGCAGACAGGGGCTCTATATATGGGGTATATTGTAGCATAATTGTATAAACTTTCAGGCAAAGAACCGCCTGCTCAAACATAAGAGGTTTTTTGACAATGACCGACTGGGACAAAAGATACAGAGATGGTTTTTATGATGGAGCAAAGGAACCGCACGAACTCTTAAAGGGATTCTGGCAGGCCATACCAAGGGGGCGCGTTATTGATATAGCAATGGGAAACGGACGGGATGCCGCATTTCTTGCAGGCAAGGGGTTTGATGTGTACGGTATCGAGAAATCAACGGAGGCAATAAAAATCGCCGGGCAGGCAGCAAGCAATGTATCAATAATCTACGGGGATGCCGGCCTTTTGCCTTTCAAAAACAATTCAGCAGAAGGCGTTCTTGTATTCTATTTTCTACTTAGAAGCATAATGGGGGATATCATAAACATATTGAAAAAGGGCGGCGTGCTTGTTTATGAAACCTTTTTAGGAAGACAGAACGATATTGACAGACGGAGAAACCCGGATTTTCTTCTTGACGACGGCGAGCTCATTTCTTATTTTAGAAAGTTTGAGAACCTTTTTTATGAGGAAACCATCACAACCTCAGAAGGGAAGAGGAGGGCAATAGCCAGGTTTGTAGGTAGAAAGAGATGATTATAGAATGGGATCCGGCAAGACCGAAAAAGAAAACCACCCAACTCATAAAAGAAACGCTCATCAATGGTGGAATTATAGCGTATCCGACAGATACGTTTTACGGCATGGGATGCGACCTCTTTAATATAAAGGCCATAAGGAAGCTCTACCTGATGAAAAGACTTAATGAAAAAAGGGCACTGAGCATCATATGCAGAGATTTTAAAGACGTAAGCACATATGCTGTTATGAGCAACTTTGCCTTCGAAGTTCTCAAGGGGTGCCTTCCCGGGCCATACACGTTTATTCTTAAGGCAAGGAAGATCATGCCGAAGCTGCTTATGACTGTAAAAAAAGAAGTCGGGATAAGAATTCCCGACCACCCCGTTCCTGTCGGTGTCGCCGACATGATAGACAGGCCGGTAATAAATACCAGCGCAAGGCTTGCCGGGGGAGAAGCATTCACGGACCCGCGCGACATAGAAAAGGCATTCAGGGGCAGCGTAGACATAGTCATAGATGGCGGCATTGTGATAAGCGATCCGTCAACCTTAATAAGCCTTGTCGAAGACAAAGTGGAGATACTGCGTGAAGGCAAGGGTCCGCTTAGAGGCCGTCTTCGGGGTTAGCGACGCTACCCAGGGCCTCTCCCATGGATTCCTCGAAGTCCCCGCCAAGTTCTTCCCCGAGTTCTTTTCCCATTCTCCTCACGGCACGCTCAATGCTTGATGGGTTGTTCTCATCAAGGTCAGAAAATCGGGAAGGGTTAAGGAGCCTTTCCATCATCCTTTCTTCGCCCCTTGGAAGAGCTACACGGGAAATACGTCTTTTTACGTCCTTGCCCCCGCAGACCTTGCAATAAGGTGCAACCTCTTCGGTAGCCCTTAGCAGGAGAAATGAGGATGTTTTTTTACATACTTCGCACCAATATTCATAGATCGGCATGTTTGTACCTCATGTTATACCATTATTTCAGGAGCATCTCCACCCTGTTGATCCCGTCTGGCATCCACTCAACAATAAAACCCAGTTTTTACAGACATTAAGCATCTTCCTGTTGTCTGCGAGGACAAAACCGTATATCCCATCCGGACTTTTTCTATGAGCACATGATAACAGCTACCTGTGTGCAAGGCTTTTTCTCTCTATTTTTATCCTCCTAAGTGCTTCTATGGAATTTTTAATCAGTGCCAACTCATTTTTTAATGTTTCCCTTTCTTTTTCGGATGTTTCAATTTTGCCCTCGATTATTGCTATCTTGGATTTTGAATCATTGGCAGCAATCTGCTCTCTCAGGCTCCCGAAGTCTGCAACTTCCGCTTTGAGCATAATCACCATTGTACCGAGAGCCGCAAAGAGAATTACAAGAACAGTCATCCCGATAGGTAAGTTTTTTGACATATGTTTTGGATTATTGACAGCCTCATTGTCTTCCGTAATTTCCTTATTTTTATATTTTTTCATTTTTTCTTTGCTGTTATGTATATTGGTCAACAACTCCTCAATGTTAAGCACCCGTTCTTCGGATTTTACCATTCGACTCCTCCTTGTTGTATTCTCTCAGAACATATTCTGCAATTACCAGGCCAAACCGACAAAAAGGGGTAATAAAATACCTGCCTGCCCTCCATAAAGGTGCGGATCCGGCATGTATGTGCAGGGGCGCAAGCCTTATCGCTAATTCATGGGCAACTTTTTATTTACAAAAGCAGGCCGCTGCGTTATAAATGCAAGGATGAGCGAAACGATAAAAAGCTATGCCGATATTGTATTTCACAGGAAAATAGGCGAGCTTATCAAGAAGCTTTCCGAAAACAAGGAAGACATACGGGACATAGCAAAGCACGAAATCAAATGGAACAAGACCCGTACCATGCTTGATCTCGGATGTGGTTACGGCTGGTTTGAAGAGGTGCTGGAAGATGGGCTCGATCTTGTTTTTGGCATTGACTGTCTCAACGAGAACAAAGCGGGGTTTTTAAGGGCATCCAAAAGAATTGCAAAGGAAGTAATGTTTGAGAAGATGCAACTGCCGTTGCCAATCGAAATGCCTTCAGACTCATTTGATTTGATTGTGTCGGCATACTCGCTCTATTTTTTCCCCGGAGTAATGCCTGAAGTGAAAAGACTCCTTTGTCCTGAGGGGATATTTCTGGTCATAACCCATAGCGAATCCATGCTCAAAGAAGGAGAAGATTTCTTTGATTTCAGAAATTTAAGAGAGGTTATCAGACATTTTTCCGCAGAAAACGGCGAGACCATTTTAAAAAGGTATTTCAGCAGAGTAACATCGATTGATTACCCGAACGCTTTGCTGTTCACAAAAAACGATAGCGGCCATCTTGCACAATACATAGATTTTAAAAAGGAATTTATATCAAAGGATGTTAACCCGGAGGTTGTCAGGGAAAAGATGCTGGAAGAATTGAAAAAAAAGGGCATCGTGAAACTTAATAAGGATGACAGGATTTTTATAGCGAGAAAATGAAGACTAAACTATTTTGCAGCATATGTGCGAGTCCTCTTGATAGGGATGTACTTGAAGGGAAGGAAAGACAGTTGTGCAGGAAATGTGGGGAAATATTTTACGAAAACCCCTTGCCTGCCGCTGCCGTTATCCTTCTGAATAATAACCGGGAAATACTTCTTGTGAAGAGGGAGAGGGAACCATCCAAAGGCATGTGGTGTCTGCCCATCGGGTTTGCAGAAATCGGGGAAAGCATAGAAGACGCAGCGCTCAGGGAACTCAAGGAGGAGGCCGGCGTAGAGGGAAAGATTACTCAACTTGTACATGTGGGGT
It encodes the following:
- the dnaA gene encoding chromosomal replication initiator protein DnaA, coding for MSDILSLIKTKIAGVISEDSYKTWIEPIKYIDYKDCKCTVSVPNAFFRDWVVENFEPILLALIKEITKENSKIEYILKKEEGGDKKVVAVKRSEQYNTFNPKYTFNPKYTFNPKYTFENFVVGGSNQFANAACLAVSTNPGKTYNPLFIYGGVGLGKTHLLNAIGNFLTKHGNKNADHICYITAEIFMNELINSIRFDKMDDFRNKFRKMDVLLIDDIQFIAGKERTQAEFFHTFNALYDNMKQIVVTSDKFPRDIENFEERLKSRFEWGLIADIQSPDIETKVAILNKKAELENIDLPNDVAFFIASNAEDSVRSLEGSLIRIGAFASLSNTVITLDLAKEVMGNIIKEKKREITIDMIIKEVSNYYSIKISDIKSEKRMRSIMIPRQVAIYLSRKLTDHSLVSIGEKFGGKDHATIIHSIKKIEEEIKVKKEFKNTVEKLEAKVKST
- a CDS encoding thioredoxin family protein, whose product is MIRKLLIIIFILLLTTVPVVADEYSDAMKRAKTEDKPVVIYFYSKYCRFCDAMDRDVLFDKEIKKTLSEGIVYLRVDADITKQTARLYNVRGYPTTCLLDPTGKRIISIPGYIPKDDLKKVLEFLKGKHYQRTTLLEFLEK
- a CDS encoding C40 family peptidase; this translates as MTAEGLIPTIKHRYAQLLLIALLLAVIFGCAPQQVKVYQPVAGVRNDIVQHTVALLGKPYKNAAKGPDAFDCSGLVYYVYKKVNIVLPVMTEGLIKAGYDVARDSVLPGDLVFFKIKKNLHSGIMINKTDFVHSSNSRGVTVDSIESKYWQKSFFCFRSVL
- a CDS encoding HAD-IB family phosphatase, which gives rise to MPIKIVFFDCDGTLTKVKSSWEYIHRKLNIWESNADEYQKLFKEGVINYGEFCRRDALLWKGLTLREVLGIAGQIPYQEGAKEAVAALKEMGIFTVIISTGLSFVIDKVRSELGIHMSLSNELLTESGILTGETMINVEYDGKGCWVEKILKDMGIDSSAACAIGDGEGDKGMFEAVSLSIGFHPCSNMKPFLTHSIQNSSLAGMVDIIKDYA
- a CDS encoding methyltransferase domain-containing protein; translated protein: MTDWDKRYRDGFYDGAKEPHELLKGFWQAIPRGRVIDIAMGNGRDAAFLAGKGFDVYGIEKSTEAIKIAGQAASNVSIIYGDAGLLPFKNNSAEGVLVFYFLLRSIMGDIINILKKGGVLVYETFLGRQNDIDRRRNPDFLLDDGELISYFRKFENLFYEETITTSEGKRRAIARFVGRKR
- a CDS encoding L-threonylcarbamoyladenylate synthase — encoded protein: MIIEWDPARPKKKTTQLIKETLINGGIIAYPTDTFYGMGCDLFNIKAIRKLYLMKRLNEKRALSIICRDFKDVSTYAVMSNFAFEVLKGCLPGPYTFILKARKIMPKLLMTVKKEVGIRIPDHPVPVGVADMIDRPVINTSARLAGGEAFTDPRDIEKAFRGSVDIVIDGGIVISDPSTLISLVEDKVEILREGKGPLRGRLRG
- a CDS encoding zinc ribbon domain-containing protein; its protein translation is MPIYEYWCEVCKKTSSFLLLRATEEVAPYCKVCGGKDVKRRISRVALPRGEERMMERLLNPSRFSDLDENNPSSIERAVRRMGKELGEELGGDFEESMGEALGSVANPEDGL
- a CDS encoding class I SAM-dependent methyltransferase, with the protein product MSETIKSYADIVFHRKIGELIKKLSENKEDIRDIAKHEIKWNKTRTMLDLGCGYGWFEEVLEDGLDLVFGIDCLNENKAGFLRASKRIAKEVMFEKMQLPLPIEMPSDSFDLIVSAYSLYFFPGVMPEVKRLLCPEGIFLVITHSESMLKEGEDFFDFRNLREVIRHFSAENGETILKRYFSRVTSIDYPNALLFTKNDSGHLAQYIDFKKEFISKDVNPEVVREKMLEELKKKGIVKLNKDDRIFIARK